A segment of the Romboutsia sp. 13368 genome:
TCTTTATGTTATCAGCTCATTATAGAAATCCTGTTAACTTCAGTGATGAAATGCTTAATCAAGCAAAAGCAGGACTTGAAAGACTATACAATGCTAAAGAAAAGTTAGAGTTTACTATAAGTAATTTAGCACAGTCTTCTATAAAAGATTCAGAAAAAGAATTAGTAAATGAATTAGAATCTTATAAGACTAAATTTATAAATGCTATGGAAGATGATTTAAATACTGCAGATGCAGTAAGTGCTATATTCGAATTATCAAAGTTCATAAATACAAATGTAAACGAAGAATCGTCTCTAGAATTTGCTGAATTATGCTTAGATAAATTTAATGAGCTTACTGAAGTTTTAAATATAGTAAATAAGAAAAATGATGATATACTAGATAAAGATATAGAAGAGCTAATACAAAAAAGAGCAGATGCTAAGAAAAATAAAGATTTTAAATTAGCAGATGATATAAGACAAGAATTATTAGATAAGGGAATAATTTTAGAAGATACTAGACAAGGTACTAAGTGGAAGAGAGCATAGATATGGAAAGAACAGAATTAATAACTATGTCTCCATTAGTATTAGCTTATTTAGGTGATACAGTTTTTGAATCACATATAAGGGAGTATTTAATAACAAAAAATATAAACAAAAAAGTTAATGATCTTCATAAAACCGCTATAAAATATGTGAATGCTAAAGCACAAGCAACTATAATACACAATATAGAAGATGAATTAACAGAAGATGAATTAAGAGTTTATAAAAGGGGAAGAAA
Coding sequences within it:
- a CDS encoding Mini-ribonuclease 3; translation: MERTELITMSPLVLAYLGDTVFESHIREYLITKNINKKVNDLHKTAIKYVNAKAQATIIHNIEDELTEDELRVYKRGRNQKSHTSPKNADIIDYKHATGFEALIGYLYLDKNHERLEYIISKGIKIVEDNM